Proteins from a single region of Corynebacterium casei LMG S-19264:
- a CDS encoding TIGR03089 family protein, translated as MDMLNHLLTADAAAPRLTVYNESTGARMDFSAQTLENWVAKIANMLEEELELSKDDSLRIDLPVTWQAAVIALGSLAAGIDFDFVNSSAPNDSADSSQILSADAVFTSPDKFELYSVGNIATSTDGSTPDLALVTDDPFGRGVVESGGELPSGAIDFGPTVRFYGDDYFGQTTPLPQLYPQAGSASRLLSTGWHDKETFTVAVLHPLAAGGSAVVVSGLTTAERLQEIADNENTTARL; from the coding sequence ATGGACATGCTTAATCATTTGTTGACTGCTGATGCCGCCGCTCCTCGCCTGACGGTCTATAACGAATCCACCGGCGCACGCATGGATTTCTCCGCGCAGACGCTGGAGAACTGGGTGGCCAAGATCGCCAACATGCTGGAGGAAGAACTTGAACTCAGCAAAGATGATTCGCTGCGCATTGATCTTCCTGTGACCTGGCAAGCAGCGGTTATTGCACTGGGCTCGCTTGCTGCCGGCATTGATTTTGATTTTGTTAATTCTTCCGCGCCGAATGACAGCGCCGACTCGAGCCAGATCTTGAGCGCTGACGCGGTGTTTACTTCCCCCGACAAGTTTGAGCTCTACAGCGTGGGCAATATCGCGACCTCCACAGACGGTTCTACGCCAGATCTCGCGCTCGTGACAGATGATCCCTTCGGTCGCGGCGTTGTCGAATCCGGCGGCGAGCTGCCTTCCGGAGCAATCGATTTTGGCCCCACGGTGCGTTTCTACGGCGATGACTACTTCGGGCAGACCACCCCTCTGCCGCAGCTGTACCCACAAGCAGGCTCAGCGTCTCGCTTGCTGTCCACCGGGTGGCACGACAAAGAGACCTTCACAGTCGCCGTGCTTCACCCGCTCGCCGCTGGCGGTTCTGCAGTAGTTGTTTCCGGCTTGACCACAGCCGAGCGTCTACAGGAGATTGCTGATAACGAAAACACGACCGCGCGCCTCTAG
- a CDS encoding DUF1801 domain-containing protein: MTAIDDVPGVGNPARRALEEYGYPDLESLDGADYKTLLSFHGVGKRGLERLQLALKERGMSMSGDVPEPEERKNEWFIGHTGVQDEDIKTHAGNDADLEEYLATVEGRRADHAQLLLEIFARATGDAPRLWGPSMIGYGEAHYKYATGREGDTFRVGFSPRKAKLSLYGLQESPRWEELSASLGKHTTGASCVYVNKPEDIDLEVLKQLIRETWEHGPQDC, translated from the coding sequence ATGACTGCAATTGATGACGTTCCAGGCGTTGGAAACCCAGCCCGCCGTGCACTTGAAGAATACGGATATCCGGATCTCGAATCCCTTGACGGCGCGGATTACAAAACCCTGCTTAGCTTCCATGGTGTGGGCAAACGCGGTCTTGAGCGCTTGCAACTGGCTCTGAAAGAACGCGGAATGAGTATGTCCGGTGACGTTCCAGAACCAGAAGAACGCAAGAATGAGTGGTTCATTGGCCACACTGGTGTTCAAGACGAAGACATCAAGACTCACGCCGGCAATGATGCAGACTTAGAAGAATATCTAGCGACTGTAGAAGGTCGCCGCGCAGATCATGCACAACTACTTCTAGAGATTTTTGCCCGTGCCACAGGAGATGCCCCGCGTCTGTGGGGCCCGTCGATGATTGGCTACGGAGAGGCACACTACAAGTACGCGACTGGACGCGAGGGAGATACCTTCCGCGTGGGATTCTCACCGCGCAAAGCAAAGCTGTCGCTCTACGGATTACAAGAAAGTCCGCGTTGGGAAGAACTCAGCGCATCTTTGGGAAAGCACACCACTGGTGCTTCCTGTGTCTACGTCAATAAGCCAGAGGATATTGATCTTGAGGTGCTCAAGCAGTTGATTCGTGAAACCTGGGAGCACGGCCCCCAAGACTGTTAG
- a CDS encoding sulfite exporter TauE/SafE family protein, with protein MDITSFNDALPYIFLGLIIFIGSTVQGVIGFGLGTISTPIMALIKPELVPVVVLCLAFIIACTTLHRSWSETDWKMVWYSNIARLPGTVLAVWALAILSTNSLQLFIGCAVIFTMVLSSLGWTPKVNAPNTIFAGLLSGFLGTSTSIGGPPMALLMKSFNPTKARGTLSATFVFGSVVSMLTLGIGGQITTYQLKFAAIYLPLAILGLFAASYFNRFVDRKLLNRIVITVSIGASIVLIIQSLI; from the coding sequence GTGGACATCACCTCATTCAATGACGCACTCCCCTACATCTTCTTAGGGCTCATCATCTTCATCGGTTCTACCGTGCAAGGTGTCATTGGTTTTGGGCTTGGCACGATCTCCACTCCAATCATGGCGCTCATAAAGCCAGAACTAGTCCCTGTTGTGGTTCTGTGCTTGGCTTTTATCATCGCCTGCACAACACTGCACCGCTCCTGGTCGGAGACAGACTGGAAGATGGTGTGGTATTCCAATATCGCTCGCCTGCCCGGCACGGTTCTAGCAGTGTGGGCATTGGCAATCTTGTCCACCAATTCCCTGCAGTTGTTTATTGGCTGCGCAGTTATATTCACCATGGTGCTCAGCTCTTTGGGCTGGACACCAAAGGTCAACGCTCCGAATACCATTTTCGCTGGCCTGCTCTCAGGATTTCTAGGAACGTCCACTTCCATCGGTGGCCCGCCGATGGCGCTGTTGATGAAATCCTTTAATCCCACCAAAGCGCGCGGCACGCTTTCTGCCACATTCGTCTTCGGCAGTGTTGTTTCCATGCTGACCTTGGGAATTGGCGGCCAGATCACCACGTACCAGCTAAAGTTCGCTGCGATTTATCTTCCGCTGGCTATCCTAGGTTTGTTCGCAGCCAGCTACTTCAATCGGTTTGTTGACCGCAAGCTCCTCAACCGAATCGTCATCACCGTGTCCATCGGCGCATCGATTGTTCTCATCATTCAATCCTTGATCTGA
- a CDS encoding NAD-dependent succinate-semialdehyde dehydrogenase, giving the protein MTANISEVLSKVPTGLLINGEWVDAQDGATFDVENPATGEVIATLASAGEADAQAALDAACTVQDEWAATSPRERSNILRRAFDLVQERAETFATLMTLEMGKPIAEARGEVTYGGEFLRWFSEEAVRDYGRAFPAPEGTLNMITRRKPVGPCLLITPWNFPLAMATRKVAPAVAAGCTMVLKAAKLTPLTSQYFAQTMIDAGLPAGVLNVVCGNSASAISGPLMADPRLRKVSFTGSTPVGKTLLKAAADNVLRTSMELGGNAPFIVFEDADIDQAVEGAMGAKMRNIGEACTAANRFIIQESVAEEFAQKFADKIGALKLGNGLEDGITCGPLVEKKAQESVASFVDDAVEKGAKVLVGGERIEGAGFFYKPTVLTNVSPDMRVAQEEIFGPVAPIITFSDEDEALKIANDTEFGLASYVFTESIDRMFRVADGLEFGLMGANAGVISNAAAPFGGMKQSGMGREGGAEGIEEYTSVQYIGIRNAYVNK; this is encoded by the coding sequence ATGACTGCCAACATTTCAGAGGTTTTGTCCAAAGTCCCAACTGGCCTATTAATCAATGGCGAGTGGGTTGACGCTCAGGACGGCGCAACCTTTGATGTTGAAAACCCTGCAACAGGCGAGGTTATTGCAACCTTGGCTTCTGCAGGTGAAGCGGACGCACAGGCCGCTTTGGATGCTGCTTGCACAGTTCAAGATGAGTGGGCTGCAACCTCTCCTCGTGAGCGCTCCAACATTCTGCGCCGCGCCTTCGACTTGGTTCAGGAACGCGCTGAGACCTTTGCAACCCTGATGACTCTTGAGATGGGTAAGCCAATCGCAGAAGCCCGCGGTGAGGTCACCTACGGCGGCGAGTTCCTGCGCTGGTTCTCTGAGGAAGCAGTCCGTGACTACGGCCGCGCTTTCCCTGCCCCAGAAGGCACCCTGAACATGATCACCCGCCGCAAGCCAGTTGGCCCTTGCCTGCTCATTACCCCATGGAACTTCCCACTGGCTATGGCAACCCGCAAGGTTGCACCAGCTGTTGCAGCGGGCTGCACCATGGTTTTGAAGGCAGCGAAGCTGACCCCACTGACTTCTCAGTACTTCGCACAGACCATGATTGATGCCGGTCTGCCAGCAGGTGTCCTCAACGTTGTCTGCGGCAACTCCGCATCCGCCATCTCCGGTCCACTGATGGCAGACCCCCGTCTGCGCAAGGTGTCTTTCACCGGTTCCACCCCAGTGGGCAAGACCTTGCTCAAGGCTGCCGCTGACAATGTTCTGCGCACCTCCATGGAGCTCGGCGGCAACGCACCATTCATCGTCTTCGAAGACGCTGACATTGACCAAGCCGTGGAAGGCGCAATGGGCGCCAAGATGCGCAACATCGGCGAGGCCTGCACCGCAGCCAACCGTTTCATCATTCAAGAGTCTGTTGCTGAAGAGTTCGCGCAGAAGTTCGCGGACAAGATCGGTGCTTTGAAGCTGGGCAACGGCCTCGAAGACGGCATCACCTGTGGCCCACTGGTGGAGAAGAAGGCTCAGGAATCTGTTGCTTCCTTCGTTGATGACGCAGTTGAAAAGGGCGCGAAGGTTCTCGTCGGCGGCGAGCGTATTGAGGGCGCTGGCTTCTTCTACAAGCCAACCGTTTTGACGAATGTCTCCCCTGATATGCGCGTTGCTCAGGAAGAAATCTTCGGCCCGGTTGCTCCAATCATCACCTTCTCCGATGAGGATGAAGCACTCAAGATTGCCAATGACACCGAGTTTGGCTTGGCTTCCTACGTCTTCACCGAGAGCATCGACCGCATGTTCCGCGTTGCTGACGGTCTCGAGTTCGGCCTCATGGGCGCGAACGCAGGCGTTATCTCCAACGCTGCTGCCCCATTCGGCGGTATGAAGCAGTCCGGTATGGGCCGCGAGGGAGGCGCAGAAGGCATCGAGGAGTACACCTCCGTGCAGTACATCGGCATCCGTAACGCTTACGTGAACAAGTAA
- a CDS encoding DedA family protein → MSFPRDNRLERVLSMDDMLADFPFWGAWIFMFILGTLRGQGTYWIGRGASSAATHVGSDEDTGSKWAKVKAWFNSDKTKTGRTLVHKIGVVAVPLSYLTVGLQTAVLAAAGLVRIQWWKFTVAQIPGAMAWATIYSGVGLAGWKAAIAVFTGDGILPAIALVVLVAAAIVGVVFISKSIRKSSAAKNNGGAPAASPAEDTVPGSESAAEAGTKTESAAGTEGHVETRH, encoded by the coding sequence GTGAGTTTCCCACGCGATAATCGTTTGGAGCGAGTGCTTTCTATGGATGACATGCTGGCGGATTTCCCCTTCTGGGGAGCATGGATATTTATGTTTATCCTGGGTACGCTGCGCGGTCAGGGAACATACTGGATCGGACGCGGTGCCTCCAGCGCGGCGACGCATGTCGGCTCGGATGAAGATACGGGAAGCAAGTGGGCGAAGGTCAAAGCCTGGTTCAACAGCGACAAGACGAAGACCGGGCGCACCTTGGTGCACAAGATCGGTGTTGTTGCCGTTCCCTTGAGCTATCTCACCGTTGGCCTTCAGACCGCAGTGTTGGCTGCCGCCGGCTTGGTTCGTATCCAGTGGTGGAAGTTCACCGTTGCGCAGATTCCTGGCGCAATGGCGTGGGCAACTATTTACAGTGGCGTTGGCCTCGCCGGCTGGAAAGCCGCCATCGCAGTCTTTACTGGCGACGGAATCCTCCCAGCAATTGCCTTGGTCGTGCTTGTCGCCGCCGCCATCGTGGGTGTCGTATTCATCTCCAAATCAATCCGCAAGAGTTCCGCCGCGAAGAACAACGGCGGGGCACCTGCTGCTTCACCAGCCGAGGACACCGTCCCTGGCTCAGAGTCAGCCGCCGAGGCTGGGACCAAGACCGAGTCTGCAGCTGGGACCGAAGGTCACGTAGAGACCCGGCATTAG
- a CDS encoding TetR/AcrR family transcriptional regulator C-terminal domain-containing protein codes for MSGTNNELIKSFESSAPAAAAVSEPPAAEQTNRFRRPRGHRAGLNIDKIIKAARSLPQNQLSMQAVANTLGVDRKALNHYVHDRENLLSIVAAVEFSEAFDDLNVPEDADWRTVASAFAHSNANGMLAAGLLSDYLRLGSNTAARFLKASEMLLRSLKNAGLDIDTAIRCVAVINNACAAYTRDVAIAKHSVAALRHELLTEALKEEQEDTFPLLQEVAERPILTTDSEQLDFAISVVLDGIEEIIEKHNSK; via the coding sequence GTGTCTGGCACCAACAATGAATTAATCAAGTCATTCGAGTCCTCTGCTCCGGCCGCAGCCGCCGTGAGCGAGCCCCCTGCTGCGGAGCAAACGAACCGCTTCCGTAGACCGCGCGGCCACCGCGCTGGCTTGAACATCGACAAGATCATCAAAGCTGCGCGCTCCTTGCCGCAGAACCAACTGAGCATGCAGGCGGTTGCCAACACCCTTGGTGTTGACCGTAAGGCACTCAACCACTACGTGCACGATCGTGAGAACCTTCTCTCCATCGTCGCTGCGGTGGAATTCTCTGAAGCATTTGATGACCTCAATGTCCCAGAGGACGCAGACTGGCGCACCGTCGCATCAGCCTTCGCACACAGCAATGCCAATGGCATGCTCGCAGCCGGACTGCTGTCGGATTACCTGCGTCTAGGTTCCAACACTGCCGCGCGCTTCCTCAAGGCTTCGGAGATGTTGCTTCGTTCTTTGAAGAACGCCGGCCTGGACATCGACACCGCTATTCGCTGCGTTGCTGTCATCAACAACGCCTGCGCGGCGTACACCCGTGACGTAGCTATTGCTAAGCATTCCGTAGCCGCACTGCGCCATGAGCTGTTGACCGAGGCACTTAAGGAAGAGCAAGAAGATACGTTCCCACTGCTGCAGGAAGTAGCAGAGCGTCCAATTCTAACCACTGATAGTGAGCAGCTGGACTTCGCCATTTCCGTCGTGTTGGACGGCATCGAAGAAATCATCGAAAAGCACAACTCCAAGTAG
- a CDS encoding VOC family protein, translated as MQKIVPHLWFDQNIRDAADFYASVFPHAHAVNGFSNPETGEEVTAEVNIDGYRIALINGGPYATPNPSISFFLNFDPAQRSDAEGDLKRVWNDLTADGEVLMELGEYPFSKLYGWVTDRFGFSWQLMLTNPDNAPRPFILPSLMFCGAAQGKATEAVDFYTELFNDAALGNRVTYGAMGAAPDKNSPDSIPQLSDVAFSDFQLAEQWFAAMDSGVAQPFSFTPGVSLMLMVKDQAELDRYWDALSANPEAEQCGWLEDKYRLSWQIAPQNLPELLSRPQGFENMLKMKKLIIDEF; from the coding sequence ATGCAGAAGATTGTGCCGCACCTATGGTTTGACCAGAATATCCGCGACGCCGCTGACTTTTATGCGTCTGTCTTCCCCCACGCCCATGCCGTCAACGGCTTCAGTAACCCGGAAACCGGCGAAGAAGTCACTGCCGAAGTAAACATTGATGGCTACCGCATCGCGCTGATTAATGGCGGGCCTTATGCCACTCCTAATCCTTCCATCAGTTTCTTTTTGAATTTCGATCCTGCACAGCGCAGTGACGCTGAGGGCGACCTCAAGCGCGTGTGGAATGACCTCACCGCGGATGGTGAAGTGCTCATGGAATTGGGCGAATACCCGTTTAGCAAACTGTACGGCTGGGTCACGGACCGTTTTGGTTTCAGCTGGCAGCTCATGCTCACCAATCCTGATAATGCGCCGCGTCCCTTTATTCTTCCGAGCTTGATGTTTTGTGGCGCAGCCCAAGGCAAGGCCACTGAGGCGGTGGACTTTTACACAGAGCTTTTCAATGATGCTGCATTGGGAAACCGCGTGACTTACGGCGCGATGGGTGCAGCACCAGATAAAAATTCACCGGATTCTATCCCGCAGCTTTCCGATGTCGCCTTCTCTGATTTCCAGCTCGCCGAGCAATGGTTTGCTGCCATGGATTCCGGCGTTGCGCAGCCCTTTAGCTTCACCCCGGGTGTGTCTTTGATGCTGATGGTTAAAGACCAAGCAGAGCTGGACCGCTATTGGGATGCGCTGTCGGCCAATCCAGAGGCAGAGCAATGCGGCTGGTTGGAAGATAAATACCGACTAAGCTGGCAAATAGCTCCCCAGAATCTTCCAGAATTGCTTTCACGCCCGCAGGGTTTTGAAAACATGTTGAAGATGAAAAAGCTCATCATTGATGAGTTCTAA
- a CDS encoding glutaredoxin, whose translation MALKFYGTMMCPDCVDAHKVLENSNTPYEFVDITGSVPALKEFTFLRDSNPVFDGAKAEGYLGIPAFVTDEDPSTATLDVQDVVQK comes from the coding sequence ATGGCTTTGAAGTTTTATGGCACCATGATGTGCCCGGATTGCGTTGATGCGCACAAGGTGCTGGAAAATTCCAACACCCCGTATGAGTTCGTGGACATCACGGGTTCCGTACCAGCGCTGAAGGAATTCACGTTCTTGCGTGACTCCAACCCCGTATTCGACGGTGCTAAGGCTGAGGGCTATCTAGGCATCCCGGCTTTTGTCACTGATGAAGACCCGTCTACCGCAACGCTTGATGTGCAGGACGTTGTGCAAAAGTAG
- a CDS encoding NAD-dependent succinate-semialdehyde dehydrogenase, with product MQQYRTQNPVNDEVVATYDFTTDADINIALDDSAQAYKSWSKLSFEDRAEVMRKVADLMLERRVELAQIAGQEMGKRMGEAVGEVKYCASIIKYYADNGAQFAADEEIPTNSDGKAIIRRLPLGTLLGVMPWNFPYYQVARFIAPNLMLGNTVLLKHAEICAGSALAIQKLLDDAGVPKGVYINIFATHDQVADIIADDRVHGVSLTGSERAGEIIAAHAGKNLKKSVLELGGNDPYIILDTENVAEAASTAWWTRMSNTGQSCTSNKRLIVHEDIYDEFVEELVKLAQQMSPGNPDERDSAKYCPLSSRDAAERLAKQVEKASSNGATVRAGGVLADVGAYYSPTVLTDIPMDSESFHEEFFGPVTSVYKFSTDEEAVAIANDSLFGLGGSVFSTDTKRAQDVALQIETGMMAVNAPGTAGAEMPFGGIQRSGYGRELGPLGMDEFVNKQLFYVAN from the coding sequence ATGCAACAGTATCGCACTCAAAATCCGGTCAATGATGAAGTCGTAGCAACATACGATTTCACCACTGATGCGGATATTAATATTGCCCTCGATGATTCCGCCCAGGCATATAAATCCTGGTCGAAGCTGTCCTTCGAAGACCGCGCGGAAGTCATGCGCAAGGTTGCAGACCTTATGCTGGAGCGCCGCGTTGAGCTCGCGCAGATTGCAGGCCAGGAAATGGGCAAGCGCATGGGCGAGGCCGTTGGTGAGGTCAAGTATTGTGCTTCGATTATCAAGTACTACGCGGATAATGGCGCGCAGTTTGCTGCCGACGAAGAAATCCCCACCAACTCTGACGGCAAAGCGATCATTCGCCGCCTTCCACTGGGCACACTGCTTGGCGTCATGCCATGGAACTTCCCTTATTACCAGGTGGCACGTTTTATCGCGCCGAACTTGATGCTGGGTAACACGGTGTTGCTCAAGCACGCTGAGATTTGTGCGGGTTCCGCGCTGGCAATCCAGAAACTGTTGGATGATGCTGGTGTGCCAAAGGGCGTGTACATCAACATCTTTGCCACCCACGACCAGGTCGCGGATATTATCGCCGATGACCGCGTGCATGGTGTTTCTCTGACTGGTTCGGAGCGCGCTGGTGAAATTATCGCAGCTCACGCTGGTAAGAACCTGAAGAAGTCTGTGCTGGAGCTCGGCGGCAATGACCCATACATCATCTTGGATACTGAGAATGTCGCGGAAGCTGCCTCCACCGCATGGTGGACGCGTATGTCCAACACCGGCCAGTCTTGTACCTCTAATAAGCGCTTGATTGTGCACGAGGATATCTATGACGAGTTCGTGGAAGAGCTGGTCAAGTTGGCACAGCAGATGTCCCCGGGCAATCCGGATGAGCGTGACAGTGCGAAGTACTGTCCACTGTCCTCGCGTGATGCGGCGGAACGCCTGGCCAAACAGGTGGAGAAGGCTTCCTCCAATGGTGCAACAGTACGCGCGGGCGGCGTGCTTGCTGATGTCGGCGCGTACTACTCCCCGACCGTTCTCACCGATATCCCGATGGATTCCGAGTCCTTCCATGAGGAATTCTTTGGACCTGTGACCTCCGTGTACAAGTTCTCTACCGATGAGGAAGCAGTTGCCATCGCGAATGATTCCCTCTTCGGTCTCGGCGGCTCAGTATTTTCTACTGACACCAAGCGCGCCCAAGACGTTGCACTGCAGATCGAAACCGGCATGATGGCCGTCAACGCGCCCGGTACCGCCGGCGCCGAGATGCCTTTCGGCGGCATTCAGCGCTCCGGCTACGGCCGCGAGCTTGGCCCGCTGGGCATGGACGAGTTCGTGAACAAGCAGTTGTTCTACGTCGCCAACTAG
- a CDS encoding S-ribosylhomocysteine lyase, with translation MTDTPQKMNVESFNLDHRAVAAPFVRVADRKELPGGDVLVKYDVRFKQPNSEHLEMPTVHSLEHMLAELLRNHTDALIDFSPMGCQTGFYALMLGVETDEFVSILEKGLNDVLTATEVPAANEVQCGWGESHSLEGAQEAARALLAKRDEWAQVMA, from the coding sequence ATGACTGATACCCCACAAAAGATGAACGTCGAATCTTTCAACCTTGACCACCGCGCGGTGGCCGCACCTTTCGTGCGCGTTGCTGACCGCAAGGAACTACCTGGTGGCGATGTCCTGGTGAAGTACGATGTGCGTTTCAAGCAGCCCAACAGTGAGCACCTGGAAATGCCAACCGTGCACTCTTTGGAGCACATGCTGGCGGAGCTGCTGCGCAACCACACTGATGCGCTGATTGATTTCTCCCCTATGGGCTGCCAAACCGGCTTTTATGCCCTGATGCTCGGTGTGGAAACCGACGAGTTTGTATCCATTTTGGAAAAGGGCCTCAACGATGTCCTCACCGCAACGGAAGTACCTGCCGCCAATGAAGTGCAGTGTGGTTGGGGCGAGTCCCACTCCCTTGAGGGCGCACAAGAAGCCGCCCGCGCGCTGTTGGCTAAGCGCGACGAGTGGGCGCAGGTTATGGCCTAA
- a CDS encoding 2-dehydropantoate 2-reductase: protein MKIVFIGAGAIGGYYGGQLAKAGHDITYVVREETRKVIESEGLTLINPEGTENVSNVSTVASLDEVESADLVISAIKIFGEPALPEKLPEGAVFMTTENSVEYPLLAEEKYGAQRFIPAVVRAFIHREGPATAHHMGGVLALSFGSLDPATEPVVQELNEALGQTPIKAKIHPDILSDVWMKAMMVTCFGALGAVQEEPIDVLRTKYRESLRALMVEAAATANAAGIELKEGTVDKVMAFVDQQPEGATSSMQRDILEGLHSELDSQVGGIVRIAKNSGTTAPLHQLVWDALSAKSAKLRGEK, encoded by the coding sequence ATGAAGATTGTGTTTATTGGCGCGGGAGCCATCGGCGGCTACTACGGTGGCCAGCTGGCTAAGGCGGGGCATGACATTACCTATGTGGTGCGCGAGGAAACCCGCAAGGTTATTGAATCTGAGGGCCTGACGCTGATTAATCCAGAAGGCACGGAGAATGTCTCCAACGTCTCGACCGTGGCGAGCTTGGATGAGGTGGAATCCGCGGACCTGGTTATTTCGGCCATCAAGATTTTCGGGGAACCAGCCCTGCCGGAAAAGCTGCCGGAGGGTGCGGTGTTTATGACCACAGAAAACTCCGTGGAATACCCGCTTCTGGCTGAAGAGAAGTACGGCGCGCAGCGCTTCATACCGGCAGTGGTTCGTGCATTTATTCACCGCGAAGGCCCAGCAACCGCACACCACATGGGTGGCGTTCTGGCGCTGTCCTTTGGTTCATTGGACCCAGCAACCGAGCCAGTGGTGCAGGAACTAAATGAGGCTTTAGGGCAGACTCCCATTAAAGCCAAGATTCACCCGGATATCCTCAGCGATGTGTGGATGAAAGCCATGATGGTGACCTGTTTTGGTGCACTGGGCGCGGTGCAAGAAGAGCCGATCGATGTATTGCGCACCAAGTATCGTGAGAGCCTGCGCGCGCTGATGGTGGAAGCCGCAGCAACCGCGAACGCGGCTGGGATTGAGCTCAAAGAGGGCACCGTGGACAAAGTCATGGCATTCGTGGACCAGCAGCCAGAAGGCGCAACCTCGTCCATGCAGCGCGACATCCTCGAAGGCTTGCACAGTGAGCTGGACTCACAGGTGGGCGGTATCGTGCGCATTGCCAAAAACAGCGGAACCACCGCGCCACTGCACCAACTGGTGTGGGACGCGCTGTCTGCTAAAAGCGCAAAGCTCCGCGGCGAGAAATAA
- a CDS encoding glutamate-5-semialdehyde dehydrogenase, whose translation MTDQQTLTRDQERAEVLDKAAKAKEVTPAVARLSTPQKNEILLAAAEALTANTDKIMAANEADLQAGRDRGMNESLLDRLALSAERIQGIAAGLRQVAGLSDPVGEVLQGRRMDNGIEMKQVRVPLGVMGMVYEARPNVTVDAFGLALKSGNVALLRGSKSARNSNAQLVEILQDTLAQFDVPREAVQLLPCDSHDSVQDLITARGLVDLVIPRGGAGLINAVVTGATVPTIETGTGNCHFYIDASADIDKGIAMALNGKTRRCSVCNSTETILLDKSLDDATKLRVIKEFQDAGVTVHGYLDELKALGAENVHEAEQWDDEHLSFDVRITAVDGVNGAIEHIAKHTTGHTEGIAAQDADVLLQFANEVDAAAVMLNASTAFTDGEVYGMGAEIGISTQKLHARGPMALPELTSTKWILQGTGQIRP comes from the coding sequence ATGACTGATCAACAAACTCTTACTCGTGATCAAGAACGTGCCGAAGTGCTTGACAAGGCCGCAAAGGCCAAGGAGGTAACCCCAGCGGTTGCCCGACTCAGCACTCCGCAAAAGAATGAAATCCTGCTCGCAGCAGCAGAGGCACTCACCGCCAATACTGACAAAATCATGGCGGCGAATGAGGCCGACCTGCAGGCCGGGCGTGACCGCGGCATGAACGAGTCATTGCTTGACCGATTGGCTTTGAGCGCTGAACGCATTCAAGGTATCGCCGCGGGACTGCGCCAGGTAGCGGGTCTTTCTGACCCAGTGGGTGAGGTTCTTCAGGGCCGCCGCATGGACAATGGCATTGAAATGAAGCAGGTCCGCGTGCCTTTGGGTGTGATGGGCATGGTTTATGAGGCTCGTCCAAATGTGACCGTGGATGCTTTTGGTTTGGCCTTGAAGTCCGGCAATGTGGCGTTGCTGCGCGGTTCTAAGTCAGCGCGTAATTCCAATGCACAGCTGGTGGAAATTCTGCAGGACACTTTGGCGCAGTTCGATGTCCCACGGGAGGCTGTTCAGCTTCTGCCTTGTGACTCCCATGATTCCGTGCAGGATCTGATTACCGCACGTGGTCTGGTGGACTTGGTAATTCCACGCGGCGGTGCTGGTCTTATTAATGCAGTAGTTACTGGCGCGACCGTGCCAACCATTGAGACTGGTACGGGTAATTGCCACTTCTACATTGATGCATCGGCAGATATTGACAAGGGCATTGCCATGGCTCTCAACGGCAAGACTCGTCGATGCTCAGTGTGCAACTCTACTGAAACCATCCTGCTGGATAAGTCTTTGGATGATGCTACGAAGCTGCGTGTAATCAAGGAATTCCAGGATGCTGGCGTAACTGTGCACGGCTACTTGGATGAGCTCAAGGCTCTCGGTGCGGAAAACGTGCACGAGGCAGAGCAGTGGGATGATGAGCACTTGTCTTTCGATGTCCGCATCACCGCCGTTGATGGTGTTAACGGCGCAATCGAGCACATTGCCAAGCACACCACCGGCCACACCGAGGGCATTGCGGCCCAGGACGCTGACGTGCTGTTGCAGTTCGCCAATGAGGTGGATGCCGCAGCCGTAATGTTGAATGCTTCCACGGCGTTTACTGACGGTGAGGTGTACGGCATGGGCGCAGAGATTGGTATCTCCACGCAGAAGCTGCACGCGCGTGGACCAATGGCATTGCCAGAGCTCACCTCCACCAAGTGGATTTTGCAGGGCACGGGACAGATCCGTCCCTAG